A portion of the Jaculus jaculus isolate mJacJac1 chromosome 5, mJacJac1.mat.Y.cur, whole genome shotgun sequence genome contains these proteins:
- the Ccdc163 gene encoding transmembrane protein CCDC163 isoform X1 translates to MSRSPSWSEQLDELLNATDGNMARIKQSLYPLGVSSTGDLAEKCISSHHLPPKSCHQAEQPWAPKTPTSREKLSCNETYSLSSLWVEVTNLQSYLKSQAQVTETLRQVVQGLLEEREEQMHKISTLEASLRLLQRTPEMGALLEQCLEGLKKEIQGLRSQVQDLAQGQMERRPGKYSSTSGFHQKLETEPQLLWEELENQREELKFLQDQLSQHQELLKQKAQGPQAQACSWKVLEHPQEGKVHIPEVARTEAQDAQQEEHNLLRSEDLQRKIKSNLESSSSQLHAQSFEQEDLFL, encoded by the exons ATGAGTAGAAGCCCGAGCTGGTCTGAGCAGCTCGATGAGCTTCTTAATGCAACTGATGGAAATATGGCCCGGATTAAG CAGAGTTTGTATCCTCTTGGAGTTTCCAGTACAG GGGACCTAGCTGAAAAGTGCATTTCCTCTCACCACTTGCCTCCCAAATCATGCCACCAAGCTGAACAGCCTTGGGCCCCAAAGACTCCCACGTCCAGAGAGAAACTGAGCTGCAATGAGACCTACAGCCTATCCTCTCTGTGGGTCGAAGTTACTAATCTCCAGTCCTATCTTAAATCTCAGGCTCAG GTTACTGAGACTCTAAGGCAAGTTGTGCAGGGCTTGCTGGAGGAACGAGAGgagcagatgcacaagatcagTACCCTGGAAG CATCACTAAGATTGCTGCAGAGGACTCCAGAAATGGGAGCCCTTCTGGAGCAATGCCTGGAGGGgctgaaaaaagaaattcagggccTTCGGAGCCAAGTGCAGGATCTAGCCCAAGGCCAAATGGAAAGGAGACCAGGAAAGTACAGTAGTACTAGTGGCTTTCACCAGAAGCTAGAAACTGA GCCCCAGCTCTTGTGGGAAGAGTTAGAAAACCAGCGGGAGGAACTGAAGTTCCTACAGGATCAGCTAA GCCAGCACCAGGAGTTGCTGAAACAAAAGGCTCAGGGGCCCCAGGCTCAGGCCTGCAGCTGGAAG GTGTTGGAGCACCCACAAGAGGGCAAGGTTCACATCCCGGAGGTTGCCAGGACAGAGGCCCAGGATGCCCAGCAGGAGGAGCACAACCTCCTCAGGTCAGAAG
- the Ccdc163 gene encoding transmembrane protein CCDC163 isoform X3, whose amino-acid sequence MSRSPSWSEQLDELLNATDGNMARIKQSLYPLGVSSTGDLAEKCISSHHLPPKSCHQAEQPWAPKTPTSREKLSCNETYSLSSLWVEVTNLQSYLKSQAQVTETLRQVVQGLLEEREEQMHKISTLEASLRLLQRTPEMGALLEQCLEGLKKEIQGLRSQVQDLAQGQMERRPGKYSSTSGFHQKLETEPQLLWEELENQREELKFLQDQLSQHQELLKQKAQGPQAQACSWKVLEHPQEGKVHIPEVARTEAQDAQQEEHNLLRSEAPWYLLSHPKVTAI is encoded by the exons ATGAGTAGAAGCCCGAGCTGGTCTGAGCAGCTCGATGAGCTTCTTAATGCAACTGATGGAAATATGGCCCGGATTAAG CAGAGTTTGTATCCTCTTGGAGTTTCCAGTACAG GGGACCTAGCTGAAAAGTGCATTTCCTCTCACCACTTGCCTCCCAAATCATGCCACCAAGCTGAACAGCCTTGGGCCCCAAAGACTCCCACGTCCAGAGAGAAACTGAGCTGCAATGAGACCTACAGCCTATCCTCTCTGTGGGTCGAAGTTACTAATCTCCAGTCCTATCTTAAATCTCAGGCTCAG GTTACTGAGACTCTAAGGCAAGTTGTGCAGGGCTTGCTGGAGGAACGAGAGgagcagatgcacaagatcagTACCCTGGAAG CATCACTAAGATTGCTGCAGAGGACTCCAGAAATGGGAGCCCTTCTGGAGCAATGCCTGGAGGGgctgaaaaaagaaattcagggccTTCGGAGCCAAGTGCAGGATCTAGCCCAAGGCCAAATGGAAAGGAGACCAGGAAAGTACAGTAGTACTAGTGGCTTTCACCAGAAGCTAGAAACTGA GCCCCAGCTCTTGTGGGAAGAGTTAGAAAACCAGCGGGAGGAACTGAAGTTCCTACAGGATCAGCTAA GCCAGCACCAGGAGTTGCTGAAACAAAAGGCTCAGGGGCCCCAGGCTCAGGCCTGCAGCTGGAAG GTGTTGGAGCACCCACAAGAGGGCAAGGTTCACATCCCGGAGGTTGCCAGGACAGAGGCCCAGGATGCCCAGCAGGAGGAGCACAACCTCCTCAGGTCAGAAG caccatggtaccttttgagtcatcctaaggtcactgctatctga
- the Ccdc163 gene encoding transmembrane protein CCDC163 isoform X4 — MSRSPSWSEQLDELLNATDGNMARIKQSLYPLGVSSTGDLAEKCISSHHLPPKSCHQAEQPWAPKTPTSREKLSCNETYSLSSLWVEVTNLQSYLKSQAQVTETLRQVVQGLLEEREEQMHKISTLEASLRLLQRTPEMGALLEQCLEGLKKEIQGLRSQVQDLAQGQMERRPGKYSSTSGFHQKLETEPQLLWEELENQREELKFLQDQLSQHQELLKQKAQGPQAQACSWKVLEHPQEGKVHIPEVARTEAQDAQQEEHNLLSTMVPFESS, encoded by the exons ATGAGTAGAAGCCCGAGCTGGTCTGAGCAGCTCGATGAGCTTCTTAATGCAACTGATGGAAATATGGCCCGGATTAAG CAGAGTTTGTATCCTCTTGGAGTTTCCAGTACAG GGGACCTAGCTGAAAAGTGCATTTCCTCTCACCACTTGCCTCCCAAATCATGCCACCAAGCTGAACAGCCTTGGGCCCCAAAGACTCCCACGTCCAGAGAGAAACTGAGCTGCAATGAGACCTACAGCCTATCCTCTCTGTGGGTCGAAGTTACTAATCTCCAGTCCTATCTTAAATCTCAGGCTCAG GTTACTGAGACTCTAAGGCAAGTTGTGCAGGGCTTGCTGGAGGAACGAGAGgagcagatgcacaagatcagTACCCTGGAAG CATCACTAAGATTGCTGCAGAGGACTCCAGAAATGGGAGCCCTTCTGGAGCAATGCCTGGAGGGgctgaaaaaagaaattcagggccTTCGGAGCCAAGTGCAGGATCTAGCCCAAGGCCAAATGGAAAGGAGACCAGGAAAGTACAGTAGTACTAGTGGCTTTCACCAGAAGCTAGAAACTGA GCCCCAGCTCTTGTGGGAAGAGTTAGAAAACCAGCGGGAGGAACTGAAGTTCCTACAGGATCAGCTAA GCCAGCACCAGGAGTTGCTGAAACAAAAGGCTCAGGGGCCCCAGGCTCAGGCCTGCAGCTGGAAG GTGTTGGAGCACCCACAAGAGGGCAAGGTTCACATCCCGGAGGTTGCCAGGACAGAGGCCCAGGATGCCCAGCAGGAGGAGCACAACCTCCTCAG caccatggtaccttttgagtcatcctaa
- the Ccdc163 gene encoding transmembrane protein CCDC163 isoform X7, translated as MSRSPSWSEQLDELLNATDGNMARIKQSLYPLGVSSTGDLAEKCISSHHLPPKSCHQAEQPWAPKTPTSREKLSCNETYSLSSLWVEVTNLQSYLKSQAQVTETLRQVVQGLLEEREEQMHKISTLEASLRLLQRTPEMGALLEQCLEGLKKEIQGLRSQVQDLAQGQMERRPGKYSSTSGFHQKLETEPQLLWEELENQREELKFLQDQLSQHQELLKQKAQGPQAQACSWKHHGTF; from the exons ATGAGTAGAAGCCCGAGCTGGTCTGAGCAGCTCGATGAGCTTCTTAATGCAACTGATGGAAATATGGCCCGGATTAAG CAGAGTTTGTATCCTCTTGGAGTTTCCAGTACAG GGGACCTAGCTGAAAAGTGCATTTCCTCTCACCACTTGCCTCCCAAATCATGCCACCAAGCTGAACAGCCTTGGGCCCCAAAGACTCCCACGTCCAGAGAGAAACTGAGCTGCAATGAGACCTACAGCCTATCCTCTCTGTGGGTCGAAGTTACTAATCTCCAGTCCTATCTTAAATCTCAGGCTCAG GTTACTGAGACTCTAAGGCAAGTTGTGCAGGGCTTGCTGGAGGAACGAGAGgagcagatgcacaagatcagTACCCTGGAAG CATCACTAAGATTGCTGCAGAGGACTCCAGAAATGGGAGCCCTTCTGGAGCAATGCCTGGAGGGgctgaaaaaagaaattcagggccTTCGGAGCCAAGTGCAGGATCTAGCCCAAGGCCAAATGGAAAGGAGACCAGGAAAGTACAGTAGTACTAGTGGCTTTCACCAGAAGCTAGAAACTGA GCCCCAGCTCTTGTGGGAAGAGTTAGAAAACCAGCGGGAGGAACTGAAGTTCCTACAGGATCAGCTAA GCCAGCACCAGGAGTTGCTGAAACAAAAGGCTCAGGGGCCCCAGGCTCAGGCCTGCAGCTGGAAG caccatggtaccttttga
- the Ccdc163 gene encoding transmembrane protein CCDC163 isoform X5, which yields MSRSPSWSEQLDELLNATDGNMARIKQSLYPLGVSSTGDLAEKCISSHHLPPKSCHQAEQPWAPKTPTSREKLSCNETYSLSSLWVEVTNLQSYLKSQAQVTETLRQVVQGLLEEREEQMHKISTLEASLRLLQRTPEMGALLEQCLEGLKKEIQGLRSQVQDLAQGQMERRPGKYSSTSGFHQKLETEPQLLWEELENQREELKFLQDQLSQHQELLKQKAQGPQAQACSWKVLEHPQEGKVHIPEVARTEAQDAQQEEHNLLRSPEEDQV from the exons ATGAGTAGAAGCCCGAGCTGGTCTGAGCAGCTCGATGAGCTTCTTAATGCAACTGATGGAAATATGGCCCGGATTAAG CAGAGTTTGTATCCTCTTGGAGTTTCCAGTACAG GGGACCTAGCTGAAAAGTGCATTTCCTCTCACCACTTGCCTCCCAAATCATGCCACCAAGCTGAACAGCCTTGGGCCCCAAAGACTCCCACGTCCAGAGAGAAACTGAGCTGCAATGAGACCTACAGCCTATCCTCTCTGTGGGTCGAAGTTACTAATCTCCAGTCCTATCTTAAATCTCAGGCTCAG GTTACTGAGACTCTAAGGCAAGTTGTGCAGGGCTTGCTGGAGGAACGAGAGgagcagatgcacaagatcagTACCCTGGAAG CATCACTAAGATTGCTGCAGAGGACTCCAGAAATGGGAGCCCTTCTGGAGCAATGCCTGGAGGGgctgaaaaaagaaattcagggccTTCGGAGCCAAGTGCAGGATCTAGCCCAAGGCCAAATGGAAAGGAGACCAGGAAAGTACAGTAGTACTAGTGGCTTTCACCAGAAGCTAGAAACTGA GCCCCAGCTCTTGTGGGAAGAGTTAGAAAACCAGCGGGAGGAACTGAAGTTCCTACAGGATCAGCTAA GCCAGCACCAGGAGTTGCTGAAACAAAAGGCTCAGGGGCCCCAGGCTCAGGCCTGCAGCTGGAAG GTGTTGGAGCACCCACAAGAGGGCAAGGTTCACATCCCGGAGGTTGCCAGGACAGAGGCCCAGGATGCCCAGCAGGAGGAGCACAACCTCCTCAG
- the Ccdc163 gene encoding transmembrane protein CCDC163 isoform X2: MSRSPSWSEQLDELLNATDGNMARIKSLYPLGVSSTGDLAEKCISSHHLPPKSCHQAEQPWAPKTPTSREKLSCNETYSLSSLWVEVTNLQSYLKSQAQVTETLRQVVQGLLEEREEQMHKISTLEASLRLLQRTPEMGALLEQCLEGLKKEIQGLRSQVQDLAQGQMERRPGKYSSTSGFHQKLETEPQLLWEELENQREELKFLQDQLSQHQELLKQKAQGPQAQACSWKVLEHPQEGKVHIPEVARTEAQDAQQEEHNLLRSEDLQRKIKSNLESSSSQLHAQSFEQEDLFL; encoded by the exons ATGAGTAGAAGCCCGAGCTGGTCTGAGCAGCTCGATGAGCTTCTTAATGCAACTGATGGAAATATGGCCCGGATTAAG AGTTTGTATCCTCTTGGAGTTTCCAGTACAG GGGACCTAGCTGAAAAGTGCATTTCCTCTCACCACTTGCCTCCCAAATCATGCCACCAAGCTGAACAGCCTTGGGCCCCAAAGACTCCCACGTCCAGAGAGAAACTGAGCTGCAATGAGACCTACAGCCTATCCTCTCTGTGGGTCGAAGTTACTAATCTCCAGTCCTATCTTAAATCTCAGGCTCAG GTTACTGAGACTCTAAGGCAAGTTGTGCAGGGCTTGCTGGAGGAACGAGAGgagcagatgcacaagatcagTACCCTGGAAG CATCACTAAGATTGCTGCAGAGGACTCCAGAAATGGGAGCCCTTCTGGAGCAATGCCTGGAGGGgctgaaaaaagaaattcagggccTTCGGAGCCAAGTGCAGGATCTAGCCCAAGGCCAAATGGAAAGGAGACCAGGAAAGTACAGTAGTACTAGTGGCTTTCACCAGAAGCTAGAAACTGA GCCCCAGCTCTTGTGGGAAGAGTTAGAAAACCAGCGGGAGGAACTGAAGTTCCTACAGGATCAGCTAA GCCAGCACCAGGAGTTGCTGAAACAAAAGGCTCAGGGGCCCCAGGCTCAGGCCTGCAGCTGGAAG GTGTTGGAGCACCCACAAGAGGGCAAGGTTCACATCCCGGAGGTTGCCAGGACAGAGGCCCAGGATGCCCAGCAGGAGGAGCACAACCTCCTCAGGTCAGAAG
- the Mmachc gene encoding cyanocobalamin reductase / alkylcobalamin dealkylase: MELHVAELKEKIEDALCPFGFEVYPFQVAWYNELVPPAFHLPLPGPTLAFLVLSTPAMFDQALKPFLQSCHIQPLTDPVDQCVSYHLKRVTEKFPELQIEFIADYEVHPNRRPKILAQTAAHVAGAAYYYQRKDVEADPWGTQRIAGVCIHPRFGGWFAIRGVMLLPGIEVPDLPQRKPPDCVPTRADRITLLEGFNFHWRDWTYRDAVTAEERYSEEQKAYFSTPPAQRLALLGLTQPSDTPSTSSEHPLTTLNNPENPSKAQGWLSPSVSPPVSPSP, translated from the exons ATGGAGCTTCACGTCGCAGAGCTGAAGGAGAAGATTGAGGACGCATTGTGTCCTTTTGGTTTCGAAGTTTACCCCTTCCAG GTGGCATGGTACAATGAACTCGTGCCTCCAGCCTTCCATTTGCCCCTCCCAGGACCTACCCTGGCCTTCCTTGTACTTAGTACACCTGCCATGTTTGACCAAGCCCTCAAGCCCTTCTTGCAGAGCTGCCACATACAACCTCTGACAGACCCTGTGGATCAATGTGTGTCCTACCACCTGAAGCGTGTTACAGAG AAGTTTCCAGAGCTGCAAATTGAATTCATTGCTGACTATGAGGTACACCCCAACCGGCGCCCTAAGATACTTGCCCAGACTGCAGCCCATGTGGCAGGGGCTGCTTACTACTATCAACGAAAAGATGTGGAGGCTGACCCATGGGGAAcccag CGCATAGCAGGTGTATGCATACATCCCCGATTTGGGGGCTGGTTTGCCATTCGAGGAGTGATGTTGCTGCCAGGAATTGAAGTGCCAGATCTGCCACAAAGAAAGCCCCCTGACTGTGTACCTACAAGAGCTGATCGCATCACTCTGCTCGAAGGCTTCAATTTCCATTGGCGTGACTGGACCTACAGGGATGCTGTGACAGCTGAGGAGCGTTACTCAGAGGAACAGAAGGCCTATTTTTCCACACCACCTGCCCAACGTTTGGCCCTGTTAGGCTTAACCCAACCCTCAGACACACCAAGCACATCCTCTGAGCATCCTCTTACCACACTCAACAACCCTGAGAATCCCAGCAAAGCACAAGGCTGGCTCAGCCCCAGTGTCTCACCACCTGTGTCCCCTAGCCCTTGA